From a single Acidobacteriota bacterium genomic region:
- a CDS encoding FHA domain-containing protein translates to MIPCPGCGSQNIDGSRFCDQCGTRLPADIHTTEAPADSPATEISSPNFQVGSVTSIGIPPIVEPIARSQAPTSNGGSDTERGVLIIEKGAGPITEFELKNPESFIGRWDADNGIFPDIDLDAIDPDAKVSRRHAKVIRREGHFLIEDLGSTNGTFINRGRRLLPGSPQRLNDGDEIIVGKTFLRFKIVPN, encoded by the coding sequence ATGATACCTTGCCCCGGCTGCGGCAGCCAAAACATAGATGGATCGCGTTTTTGCGACCAATGCGGAACACGGCTGCCCGCTGATATACACACAACAGAGGCACCGGCCGACTCGCCGGCGACCGAGATCAGCAGCCCAAATTTTCAGGTTGGCTCGGTAACTAGTATAGGTATTCCACCGATCGTCGAACCGATCGCCCGCTCTCAGGCACCGACCTCGAACGGCGGTTCTGATACTGAACGCGGTGTTCTTATCATCGAAAAAGGAGCCGGACCTATAACCGAATTTGAGTTGAAGAACCCGGAATCCTTTATCGGTCGCTGGGATGCAGACAATGGTATTTTCCCGGACATTGACCTCGACGCGATCGATCCGGATGCAAAGGTTTCAAGGCGTCATGCAAAGGTCATCCGCCGCGAGGGCCACTTCCTGATCGAGGACCTTGGTTCTACAAATGGTACATTTATCAATCGTGGTCGACGGTTGCTGCCCGGAAGTCCGCAGCGGCTGAACGACGGAGACGAGATAATCGTTGGAAAGACCTTTTTGCGGTTTAAGATCGTGCCCAATTGA
- a CDS encoding protein kinase, with the protein MKCQECNSEISEQDSFCPYCGIVLATVPAVEAEPVPDDLESTVMMSPEEVARLAELEAKKASDLPLDTANEQEPIEETPPQTLENFIPGPTSETVYPTDDKIEPDISAELPDAPLPDILAESGYSTGDMDQAPPADVAEPKVEEPPTVEPAAVEEPLVLNEAPAFSEEATIYQFTPERPQPEAPTPAAEEPPTAVSTEEPKSSFAVEFEIPAEEASVVAESAPVEEEAVEIGWGEEPFEAAPDGESKSSVVAAEPDEEPAPEAEPEPDIRAEHEILKPVEELDLPDSFTGGSIFDSVRIMEPPTLIAPAVNAEDLVEQPAAAEVPASPDDTSEKPASDELAAAGINPTSPNIGGPDTDSKKAAKLKPLSEGTILNGRYEIIRKIGGGGMGAVYLASDNNLGGVLRAVKEMIQAHIEDEQQEKAINDFRRESMILSTLDHAGIPTIFDYFFDQDECRFYLVMKYISGGDLAARLRSAPEGKLDEATVTDWAIQIADVLEYLHSQPSTIVYRDLKPSNIMVDGNTGRVMLIDFGIARSISQREEKGVTAVGTMGYAPPELFSGNVEPRSDIYSLGSTMFHLLTGADPQSNPLLIFDFQKNPRPRQINPRLSDQIETILMKAVEYSAEERFESAAAMKAALEAHLTALSGAKVSYGVSESPTPASLASQYVFCGFCGQRIIASDLFCAFCGARQPIGGPGIQSANYQTGTPTARLFVEGTSELTAPTFSITKDESLLGRRDPMSNIFPEVDLSKYDPQTKISRRHARIWKDAGSFLVEDLGSSNGTVLLVSAKQPMRLVPHRPHALNSGDKIKLGDTVLQFYVG; encoded by the coding sequence ATGAAGTGTCAGGAATGCAACTCTGAGATCTCGGAGCAGGATTCGTTCTGCCCGTACTGCGGCATTGTGCTAGCGACCGTGCCGGCCGTCGAGGCGGAGCCTGTGCCTGACGACCTTGAGAGCACGGTGATGATGTCGCCCGAGGAGGTTGCCCGGCTGGCCGAACTCGAGGCTAAAAAGGCCTCCGACCTACCTTTGGACACGGCGAATGAGCAAGAACCTATCGAGGAAACTCCGCCGCAAACGCTTGAGAATTTCATACCTGGGCCGACGTCCGAAACAGTTTACCCAACTGACGACAAGATCGAGCCCGATATCTCAGCCGAGCTTCCCGACGCTCCGCTTCCCGATATCCTTGCTGAGTCAGGTTATAGCACCGGCGATATGGATCAGGCACCGCCGGCCGACGTCGCGGAACCGAAAGTTGAGGAGCCACCGACCGTTGAACCAGCGGCCGTAGAGGAGCCCTTAGTTTTGAACGAGGCCCCGGCATTTTCTGAAGAGGCGACAATTTATCAGTTCACGCCCGAGCGTCCGCAACCCGAGGCTCCGACGCCCGCGGCAGAAGAACCGCCCACTGCGGTGTCGACGGAAGAACCCAAATCGAGTTTTGCAGTTGAGTTCGAGATACCGGCCGAAGAGGCGTCGGTCGTCGCCGAATCCGCTCCGGTGGAAGAAGAAGCGGTTGAGATCGGCTGGGGTGAGGAACCCTTCGAAGCTGCACCAGACGGCGAATCCAAGTCGAGTGTCGTTGCCGCAGAACCCGATGAGGAGCCTGCACCAGAGGCAGAGCCGGAGCCGGATATTCGGGCCGAGCACGAGATACTGAAGCCTGTCGAGGAACTTGATCTCCCTGATTCATTTACGGGCGGCTCGATATTTGATTCCGTGAGGATCATGGAGCCGCCGACCCTGATCGCTCCGGCCGTAAATGCCGAGGATCTGGTCGAACAACCGGCTGCTGCTGAGGTGCCCGCATCTCCGGATGATACCTCTGAGAAGCCTGCATCTGACGAACTTGCGGCCGCGGGCATTAACCCGACATCTCCGAACATTGGCGGCCCCGATACAGACAGCAAAAAGGCTGCAAAGCTTAAACCGCTTTCGGAGGGCACGATCCTGAACGGCCGCTACGAGATCATCCGCAAGATCGGCGGCGGAGGAATGGGTGCGGTTTATCTCGCGAGCGATAACAACCTCGGCGGCGTTCTTCGAGCCGTCAAGGAAATGATCCAGGCACATATCGAGGACGAGCAGCAGGAGAAGGCTATCAACGACTTCCGCCGTGAATCGATGATCCTCTCGACGCTCGACCATGCCGGGATTCCGACGATATTTGACTATTTCTTTGACCAGGATGAATGCCGCTTTTATCTCGTGATGAAATACATCTCGGGCGGCGACCTGGCGGCACGGCTGCGTTCGGCACCCGAGGGCAAACTCGACGAAGCCACGGTCACGGACTGGGCTATTCAGATCGCGGATGTTCTGGAATATCTGCACAGCCAGCCGTCGACGATCGTTTACCGCGACCTGAAGCCGAGCAACATAATGGTCGATGGGAACACGGGCCGAGTGATGCTGATCGATTTCGGCATTGCCCGCTCGATCAGCCAACGCGAAGAGAAAGGCGTGACCGCGGTCGGGACGATGGGCTACGCCCCGCCTGAGCTGTTCAGCGGAAATGTCGAGCCGCGTTCGGACATCTACAGCCTTGGCTCGACTATGTTCCATTTGCTCACCGGAGCCGATCCGCAAAGCAATCCGCTTCTAATTTTCGATTTTCAAAAGAACCCGCGGCCGCGACAGATCAATCCCAGGCTTTCGGACCAGATCGAAACTATCCTGATGAAGGCCGTGGAATACAGCGCGGAGGAACGCTTTGAGTCGGCGGCTGCGATGAAGGCGGCGCTCGAGGCCCATCTCACGGCGCTCAGCGGTGCTAAGGTGAGCTACGGGGTTTCGGAATCGCCGACACCCGCATCTCTTGCGTCGCAGTACGTCTTCTGTGGCTTCTGCGGTCAGCGGATCATCGCCTCGGATCTTTTCTGTGCGTTTTGCGGAGCTCGGCAGCCGATCGGCGGCCCGGGAATTCAATCGGCGAACTATCAGACCGGTACGCCGACCGCGAGGTTGTTTGTTGAAGGTACAAGCGAGCTTACCGCCCCGACCTTCTCAATAACGAAGGACGAGAGTCTGCTCGGGCGGCGTGACCCGATGTCGAACATCTTTCCGGAGGTCGATCTTTCTAAGTACGACCCGCAGACGAAGATCTCGCGTCGACACGCCCGCATCTGGAAGGACGCAGGAAGTTTCTTGGTCGAGGATCTCGGCTCGTCGAACGGAACTGTCCTTCTCGTCTCGGCAAAGCAGCCGATGCGGCTCGTACCGCACCGTCCGCACGCGCTCAATAGCGGTGACAAAATAAAGCTTGGCGATACGGTCCTTCAGTTTTACGTCGGGTAG
- a CDS encoding RDD family protein gives MATKLDEPKDIKIKRETAGPQMVRVVRFEPEEVVTPFFLRFGAAAIDYLFLVLFPAMFLVISRMMGNDGAALINSELNNVGWLLSILFGLSNLIVLPILTGRTLGKFMTGLEIVGSDGRHPSIMKMLLRQTLGYLTVILSAGFGLLPVAFSRKGRALHDYIFGTFVVFASRKPVGQTND, from the coding sequence ATGGCGACAAAATTAGACGAACCGAAGGATATAAAGATCAAGAGGGAAACGGCGGGGCCGCAGATGGTTCGGGTTGTGCGTTTTGAGCCGGAAGAGGTGGTTACGCCCTTCTTTCTCCGATTTGGAGCAGCAGCCATAGACTACCTTTTTCTTGTTCTATTTCCGGCGATGTTCCTCGTAATAAGCCGGATGATGGGGAACGACGGAGCTGCCCTGATCAACAGCGAGCTGAACAACGTCGGCTGGCTATTATCTATCCTTTTCGGCCTATCGAACCTGATCGTCCTTCCCATTCTCACCGGCAGGACACTTGGGAAGTTTATGACCGGGCTTGAGATCGTCGGGAGCGATGGACGCCACCCTTCGATAATGAAGATGCTCCTGCGGCAAACGCTTGGGTATCTGACGGTCATTCTATCAGCAGGTTTCGGCCTCTTACCTGTCGCTTTTAGCCGAAAGGGCAGAGCATTGCACGATTATATTTTTGGTACCTTTGTCGTTTTTGCCAGCCGAAAGCCGGTCGGGCAAACGAATGATTAA
- a CDS encoding SpoIIE family protein phosphatase has translation MARLILKKPNADPEFVDLNRIRTTIGRSARSDICIADAFASRLHAEIRQEGDGFWLHDLGSANGTRYNGTFIKGGVPIATGGEIQIGESKMVFEASHVPAIGGATLIADQTEALDPSKTISFQSSRIPTTELLKGQFTSRTDLLALISKVGVALLSSTGLEETLDQVASLVFEAVPAERVVIMLRDEKDSEKMQVMIARIRNQQERLQEVRVSNSVMDEVLKQGRSVLTADAQQDPKFATQTVMLQGIRSVLAVPLSVDERTIFGMIYADSPTYTTTFTEEHLNILTTLASVASIRVENAALVDERMERERMERELELATEIQQRFQPSAPPTLEGYEFQGISFSCYEIGGDYYDFIRRPDGRMVVALGDVSGKGTAAALLMSSLHAAIHAQISAASSIPNTVTSVNKYLAENTPSNRFVTLYIGELDPATGKLIYINAGHNPPLLCRADGTITQLDSGGLPLGLMEMAEYESGELTLERGDVLVVYSDGVNEAANDTEEEYGLERLEEVVRNHRTASAAGLRDKIESSLSTFTKNAPAADDVTLLIVKRN, from the coding sequence ATGGCCCGCCTAATACTTAAGAAGCCCAACGCCGATCCCGAGTTCGTCGACCTTAATCGAATCCGGACGACGATTGGACGTTCCGCCCGCAGCGACATCTGTATCGCCGATGCCTTCGCCTCGCGTCTGCACGCGGAGATCAGGCAGGAAGGCGATGGCTTTTGGCTGCACGATCTCGGCTCCGCAAACGGCACGCGCTACAACGGCACTTTCATCAAAGGCGGCGTGCCGATCGCGACCGGCGGTGAGATACAGATCGGCGAAAGCAAGATGGTATTTGAGGCGAGTCACGTTCCGGCGATCGGCGGAGCAACGCTTATTGCCGATCAGACCGAGGCGCTCGACCCCTCGAAGACGATCTCGTTCCAAAGCAGCAGGATCCCGACGACCGAGCTCTTAAAAGGGCAGTTTACCTCGCGGACCGATCTACTCGCGCTTATCAGTAAGGTAGGCGTGGCCTTGCTGTCTTCAACCGGACTCGAAGAAACGCTCGATCAGGTTGCGTCGCTTGTCTTTGAAGCGGTTCCCGCCGAGCGCGTCGTTATAATGCTCCGCGATGAAAAGGATTCGGAGAAGATGCAGGTGATGATCGCCCGCATCCGCAATCAGCAAGAGCGTCTCCAGGAGGTTCGTGTAAGCAACAGCGTGATGGACGAGGTGCTCAAGCAAGGGCGCTCGGTTCTAACGGCGGACGCTCAGCAGGATCCGAAATTTGCAACGCAGACCGTTATGCTTCAGGGCATTCGGTCCGTTCTCGCGGTTCCGCTAAGCGTTGATGAACGAACCATCTTTGGCATGATCTACGCCGACTCGCCGACCTATACGACGACGTTTACCGAGGAGCATCTCAATATTTTGACAACGCTGGCCTCGGTCGCTTCGATCCGGGTTGAGAATGCCGCGCTCGTCGATGAGCGAATGGAACGTGAGCGAATGGAACGCGAGCTTGAGCTGGCTACTGAGATCCAGCAGCGTTTCCAACCCTCGGCCCCGCCGACCCTCGAAGGCTACGAATTCCAGGGTATCTCGTTCTCGTGTTACGAGATCGGCGGCGATTACTACGATTTTATACGGAGGCCTGATGGAAGAATGGTTGTCGCCCTAGGCGATGTTTCCGGCAAGGGAACCGCCGCGGCGTTGCTTATGTCGAGTCTTCACGCCGCGATACACGCACAGATATCGGCTGCGAGTTCGATACCGAATACGGTCACGTCAGTCAATAAATACCTAGCCGAAAATACGCCGTCCAATCGGTTCGTAACGCTCTACATCGGCGAACTCGACCCTGCGACAGGGAAGCTGATCTACATCAACGCCGGCCACAATCCGCCGTTGCTTTGTCGGGCTGATGGGACGATCACGCAGCTAGATTCGGGCGGACTGCCGCTCGGTCTGATGGAGATGGCTGAGTATGAAAGCGGTGAGCTTACGCTCGAACGCGGGGATGTTCTTGTGGTTTATTCCGATGGTGTAAACGAGGCGGCCAATGATACTGAAGAGGAATACGGCCTTGAGCGGCTCGAGGAGGTCGTGCGGAATCATCGAACTGCCTCGGCGGCCGGCCTTCGCGACAAGATCGAGTCGTCGCTATCGACATTCACCAAGAATGCGCCCGCCGCGGATGACGTGACGCTTTTAATAGTGAAGCGAAACTAA
- a CDS encoding sigma-70 family RNA polymerase sigma factor has protein sequence MSNDAAGEITQMLLELTDGNADAVDQIYPFIYDELRRLAGSYLRRERSDHTLQPTALVHEAYMKLIDQRQVRWQNRAHFFGIAAQVMRRILMDHARKHLANKRGGDAEILPLDEEIFVVSTEKSSELLALDEALERLAKQDPPKARVVELRYFGGLSIEETAEVMGISVPTVNRHWKFAKAWLHAELTND, from the coding sequence ATGAGCAACGACGCCGCCGGCGAAATAACCCAAATGCTGCTGGAACTGACGGACGGCAACGCCGACGCAGTTGACCAGATCTACCCGTTCATCTACGACGAGCTTCGCCGCCTGGCCGGCAGCTATCTCAGACGCGAGCGTAGCGACCACACGCTCCAGCCGACGGCGCTCGTCCACGAAGCTTATATGAAGCTTATTGATCAGCGGCAGGTCAGGTGGCAGAACCGTGCCCACTTTTTTGGCATCGCGGCCCAGGTAATGCGGCGGATCCTGATGGACCACGCCCGAAAGCACCTAGCAAATAAGCGCGGCGGCGATGCGGAGATACTTCCGCTTGATGAAGAGATCTTTGTCGTCTCGACGGAGAAATCGAGCGAATTGCTGGCACTTGACGAGGCGCTTGAGAGACTCGCAAAACAAGACCCGCCAAAAGCACGGGTCGTCGAGCTGCGATATTTTGGAGGGCTATCGATCGAAGAGACGGCCGAAGTGATGGGCATCAGCGTGCCGACCGTTAACCGTCATTGGAAGTTTGCAAAGGCGTGGCTTCACGCGGAGCTAACGAACGATTAG
- a CDS encoding SDR family oxidoreductase translates to MNKRFILIGGSYGIGLELAKTLSEDGHEVLIFSRTVGELDGLAGVTHTQFDAITDELVIEGSIDGLAYFPGTIDLKPFHRFSDADFLRDIEVNYIGAARAIRSVLPSLKEAGSASIVLFSTVAVQTGMPFHASIAGAKGAVEGLTRALAAELAPKIRVNCIAPSLTDTPLAEKLLNTDQKRDAAGERHPLKRHGVPSDIALAAEFLLSDKSSWVTGQVLRVDGGIGSLK, encoded by the coding sequence ATGAACAAACGATTTATACTGATCGGCGGCAGCTACGGCATCGGCCTGGAACTCGCCAAAACACTCTCTGAAGACGGCCATGAGGTACTTATCTTCTCGCGGACGGTCGGTGAACTCGACGGCCTTGCCGGAGTGACGCATACTCAGTTTGACGCAATAACCGATGAACTGGTTATTGAGGGGTCGATCGACGGGCTTGCTTACTTTCCCGGCACTATCGACCTGAAGCCCTTTCATCGGTTCTCTGACGCCGATTTCTTACGGGACATCGAGGTTAACTACATAGGGGCGGCAAGGGCCATTCGAAGCGTTCTTCCCAGTCTAAAAGAAGCCGGTTCTGCATCCATCGTCCTTTTCAGCACGGTCGCAGTCCAGACCGGAATGCCGTTCCACGCGTCGATCGCCGGTGCAAAGGGCGCCGTTGAAGGGCTAACCCGCGCACTTGCCGCGGAGCTCGCCCCAAAGATCCGCGTGAACTGCATCGCTCCCTCGCTGACCGATACTCCGCTCGCCGAAAAGCTTCTCAACACCGACCAGAAGCGCGATGCAGCGGGCGAACGCCATCCGTTAAAGCGTCACGGTGTTCCATCTGATATAGCCCTAGCAGCGGAATTCCTTCTTTCGGATAAGTCGTCTTGGGTCACGGGGCAAGTGCTGCGTGTGGACGGCGGTATCGGATCGCTGAAATAG
- a CDS encoding cryptochrome/photolyase family protein — protein sequence MSREKSAAIVFPHQLFLPNPAVDAADGVYLVEEQLFFREVSFHKQKLAFHRATMAAYQNELEGLGYTVEYVRSGDSIADVRALIPHLAEVGIQAIHICEVADDWLARRIDTAAKACGIEVVSHRSPGFLNSAGEIVTKLKSRKRYFQTDFYIAERKSRRIMVAADGEPHGGKWSFDQDNRKRVPAGLSIPKVWVPGRSKYLEDAISSVEDDFLGNPGELGSFNWAVTRADARKMPEQFLLERFEVFGDYEDAIVRDEKYLFHSVLSPYLNTGLLTPDEVIDAAIEHAEKHDMPINSLEGFIRQIIGWREFIRGVYEIEGRRQRTTNFWKFTRPMPSSFYDGTTGLEPFDATIQKVLETGYCHHIERLMVIGNLMLLCEIDPDEVYRWFMELFIDAYDWVMVPNTYGMSQFADGGSMTTKPYFSGSNYILKMSDYRKGEWCEIWDGLFWRFMDNHREFLIRNPRLGMLVRSFDKMPSEKRAAYHDTAESFLASLN from the coding sequence ATGTCGAGGGAAAAATCAGCGGCCATTGTATTTCCGCATCAGCTATTTCTGCCAAATCCCGCCGTCGACGCTGCGGATGGTGTTTATCTGGTCGAGGAACAACTTTTCTTTCGCGAGGTGAGCTTCCACAAGCAAAAACTCGCCTTTCACCGGGCAACGATGGCGGCCTATCAAAACGAGCTGGAGGGCTTAGGCTACACGGTCGAATACGTTCGATCGGGTGACTCTATCGCCGATGTGCGGGCGCTCATTCCGCACCTTGCAGAGGTCGGCATTCAGGCGATCCACATCTGCGAAGTTGCAGACGATTGGCTCGCACGACGGATCGACACCGCTGCCAAAGCTTGCGGCATCGAGGTCGTAAGTCACCGTTCGCCCGGCTTCCTAAACTCAGCCGGCGAGATTGTTACGAAGCTCAAGTCGCGAAAGCGATATTTCCAAACCGATTTCTACATTGCCGAACGAAAGTCGCGACGGATCATGGTAGCTGCCGACGGCGAGCCGCACGGCGGAAAATGGAGTTTCGATCAGGACAATCGAAAGCGAGTGCCCGCAGGCCTCTCGATACCAAAGGTTTGGGTTCCCGGCCGTAGCAAGTATCTGGAGGACGCGATCAGTTCGGTCGAAGATGATTTCCTCGGCAACCCTGGTGAGCTCGGCTCCTTCAATTGGGCCGTGACGCGAGCCGATGCCCGCAAGATGCCTGAGCAGTTCTTGCTCGAACGCTTTGAGGTCTTTGGCGATTACGAAGACGCGATAGTACGGGACGAAAAGTATCTTTTCCACAGCGTCCTTTCGCCTTACCTGAACACCGGGCTGCTAACACCTGACGAGGTTATCGATGCCGCGATCGAACACGCCGAGAAACACGATATGCCGATCAACTCACTCGAGGGCTTCATCCGCCAGATCATTGGCTGGCGTGAGTTCATCCGCGGCGTTTATGAGATCGAAGGCCGGCGGCAAAGGACAACGAACTTTTGGAAATTCACGCGCCCGATGCCTAGCTCGTTCTACGACGGTACGACAGGGTTAGAACCATTTGATGCAACGATCCAAAAGGTGCTGGAAACCGGTTACTGCCACCATATCGAGCGGCTGATGGTAATCGGCAATCTGATGCTGCTATGTGAGATCGACCCAGACGAGGTTTACCGATGGTTCATGGAACTTTTTATTGATGCATACGATTGGGTGATGGTGCCGAATACCTATGGTATGAGCCAGTTTGCCGATGGCGGCTCGATGACGACCAAGCCATATTTCAGCGGCAGCAACTATATTCTCAAGATGAGCGACTACCGAAAAGGCGAATGGTGCGAAATCTGGGACGGACTGTTTTGGCGATTTATGGATAATCACCGCGAGTTTCTGATCCGGAATCCGCGTCTCGGAATGCTGGTGCGGTCGTTCGATAAGATGCCCTCGGAAAAGCGTGCCGCGTATCACGATACGGCCGAGAGCTTTCTGGCATCGCTGAACTAA